One part of the Candidatus Effluviviaceae Genus V sp. genome encodes these proteins:
- a CDS encoding T9SS type A sorting domain-containing protein: MKHRYCRMFTRGTHGPLFAAIVVATVLLAVLFQPALASPYVVFDPAETLVLPQEEFELSLRVTDCGDSIAGTELYLSFDSEKLELVEATEGTLYAQSGVMTWFGAEYDTASGCWHCYDTLIGAGSYIEGPGELMHFRFRALNECGSTTVHLQSIGFTDVHRDPLPPAGWDDAVVHVACSGAVGVPVAPVSLGPAAPNPFVHHTEIPFTVPRAGTAARVRICDVRGRVVRTLTCGRGTRDGTLRWDGTDHAGRAVSAGVYFVELEAGGEQARTRILRIR, encoded by the coding sequence GTGAAACACCGTTATTGCAGGATGTTCACCAGAGGAACTCACGGACCGTTGTTCGCGGCGATCGTTGTCGCGACGGTGCTGCTTGCGGTCCTCTTCCAGCCTGCGCTCGCATCGCCGTATGTCGTCTTCGACCCTGCAGAGACGCTCGTGCTTCCTCAGGAGGAGTTCGAGCTGAGCCTTCGGGTCACTGACTGCGGGGACTCGATCGCCGGGACCGAGCTTTACCTGTCGTTCGATTCCGAGAAGCTCGAGCTCGTGGAGGCGACGGAGGGGACCCTGTACGCACAGAGCGGCGTGATGACATGGTTCGGGGCCGAGTACGACACCGCGAGCGGCTGCTGGCACTGCTACGACACGCTGATCGGCGCCGGGAGCTACATCGAGGGGCCCGGCGAGCTCATGCACTTCCGTTTCAGAGCGCTGAATGAGTGCGGAAGCACGACCGTTCACCTTCAGTCGATCGGGTTCACCGACGTTCACCGGGATCCCCTTCCCCCCGCCGGCTGGGACGACGCCGTGGTCCACGTGGCGTGCTCAGGAGCGGTCGGGGTTCCGGTGGCGCCGGTCTCGCTCGGGCCGGCCGCACCGAACCCCTTCGTCCACCATACGGAGATCCCGTTCACGGTTCCCCGCGCGGGAACGGCCGCGCGCGTGAGGATATGCGATGTGAGGGGTCGGGTCGTCCGCACGCTCACGTGCGGACGCGGTACGAGGGACGGAACGCTCCGCTGGGACGGCACCGATCACGCGGGCCGGGCCGTGTCCGCCGGCGTCTATTTCGTCGAGCTCGAAGCCGGCGGTGAGCAAGCCCGTACGAGGATCCTGAGGATCAGATGA